From Trichomycterus rosablanca isolate fTriRos1 chromosome 18, fTriRos1.hap1, whole genome shotgun sequence, the proteins below share one genomic window:
- the sec31a gene encoding protein transport protein Sec31A isoform X8 — translation MKLKEINRTAIQAWSPGQHHPIYLAAGTSAQQLDATFSTTASLEIFELDLAEPTLAMKSCGAFSSPHRYHKLVWSPHGINEQGPTSGVLIAGGETGNIIVYDPSKIIAGDSDVVITESDKHTGPVRALDINSFQTNLVASGGNESEIYIWDLNSFSTPMTPGPKSQSLEDISCVAWNCQVQHILASASPSGRASIWDLRKNDLIIKVSDHSNRMHCSGLAWNPDVATQLILASEDDRMPVIQMWDLRFATSPLKVLENHTRGVLAIAWSLADPELLLSCGKDNRILCWNPNTAEVLYELPSSQWCFDIQWCPRNPAVLSAASFDGRISMYSIMGGSNDAVNSAQADQISSAFANMDPFGTGQTLPPLQLPQNATTNATITPLKKPPKWIRRPVGASFAFGGKLVSLENIKPSPQQPQQPMAHVVHISQVVTEIDFLHRSNQLQTTLTSGNFVEFCESKIAAAPNKFEKTIWAFLKVHFENDARGKYLELLGYQKEELAAKITSALEAKDPKSHEDNEEEENGPAAEESPELEKLPVQEKPVAKQIPSKMTNKGIDGLITQALLIGDFQAAVNLCLHDNRMADAIILAIAGGPELLEKTQKKYLTKTQSKIGKIISAVVMKDWLNVLETCDLQNWKEALAAVMTYAKPEEFFSLCGLLGSRLEASDDPALQAEACLCYICAGSVEQLVSCWSKAQDSACPLLLQDLVEKVVVLRQAVEKTQGGVAPALGALLAEKMSQYASLLASQGSLQTAISYLPTNTDQVPVQQLRERLSRALGQQGAAPVQNREPVAPAAIPAQVYTPVQPLPPQPTPAAPTQQYYQQARAASTVTSWSNQTPTVLPSAPRPLAPAKDLQIEPKPPGFPMQPPVSASPAAHNAFMYSQQYQPYPQVQQFTHGAGGPAIYQPLQYSSSSTTPLPPPPSSSAATSFYPSQFMTPTSSQHAPPTFPRPPPPLSAAQQSSSAPPPSPSTSFSSPAFSSGVSFQHGGPGSPTAYLPPPPTGASGTQTEPALIPASQKTGGFAQDATMFLEGPQNGWNDPPALSRGPKKKKIPENYTPPAPITAPIMAPLGDPQPVAAMQPTPQQQLPPQPTGVPAPFNPLQQQPMVPTLRNPAMPNIPMEGPPGAPTGDVIQPMQPLPTEKISKKPIPDEHLILKTTFEGLIQKCLAAATDPQTKRKLDDANKRLESLYDKLREQTLSPAIVSGLHNMARSIESRAYIDGLNIHTHIVSNSNFSETSAFMPVLKVVLTQANKLGV, via the exons ATGAAGCTAAAAGAGATAAACCGTACCGCCATCCAGGCATGGAGCCCAGGACAGCACCACCCGATTTACTTGGCTGCAG GTACCTCCGCTCAGCAGCTAGATGCCACGTTTAGCACCACTGCCTCCCTGGAGATCTTTGAACTGGACCTGGCTGAGCCCACATTGGCCATGAAGTCATGTGGTGCTTTCTCCTCTCCTCACAG ATACCACAAACTGGTTTGGAGTCCTCATGGCATTAATGAGCAAGGACCAACATCTGGAGTTCTAATTGCTGGAGGAGAGACTGGAAACATCATCGTTTATGACCCATCCAAGATTATTGCTGGTGACAGTGATGTGGTTATCACTGAGAGTGATAAACACACAGGGCCTGTTCGAGCGCTTGACATCAATTCCTTTCAG ACCAACCTTGTTGCCTCTGGAGGTAATGAGTCAGAGATTTACATCTGGGATTTAAACAGCTTCAGCACCCCAATGACTCCAGGACCTAAATCACAG TCTCTAGAGGACATTAGCTGTGTGGCATGGAACTGCCAGGTTCAGCACATCCTGGCCTCTGCCAGCCCCAGTGGCAGAGCTTCCATCTGGGACCTGAGAAAGAATGACCTCATCATTAAAGTCAGCGATCACAGCAATAGG ATGCATTGCTCTGGTCTGGCATGGAACCCAGATGTTGCCACTCAGCTCATATTAGCCTCCGAAGATGATCGAATGCCTGTCATCCAAATGTGGGATCTGCGCTTTGCTACCTCACCACTTAAAGTTCTAGAAAACCATACCAG AGGTGTTTTGGCCATTGCTTGGAGTCTGGCTGATCCTGAGTTGTTGCTAAGTTGTGGGAAAGATAATCGTATTCTTTGCTGGAACCCTAACACTGCTGAg GTCCTTTATGAGCTGCCTAGCTCTCAGTGGTGTTTTGACATACAGTGGTGCCCCAGAAACCCAGCTGTTCTGTCTGCTGCATCCTTTGATGGGCGTATCAGCATGTACTCCATCATGGGTGGCAGTAATGATGCTGTTAACAGTGCCCAAGCTGATCAG ATAAGCTCCGCATTTGCCAACATGGATCCCTTCGGCACTGGCCAAACGTTGCCTCCTCTGCAGCTGCCTCAAAATGCCACCACTAATgccaccatcaccccactgaaGAAGCCACCCAAATGGATCCGGAGACCAGTAGGGGCTTCTTTTGCT TTCGGTGGAAAACTCGTCTCTTTGGAAAACATCAAACCATCACCACAGCAACCCCAGCAGCCCATGGCTCATGTCGTTCATATCAGTCAGGTTGTCACCGAAATTGATTTCTTGCACCGCTCAAACCAACTTCAGACCACTCTCACTTCTGGAAACTTTGTGGAATTTTGTGAATCAAAGATTGCAGCTGCTCCAAATAAATTTGAGAAGACTATTTGGGCTTTTTTAAAG GTACATTTTGAAAATGATGCCCGGGGAAAATACTTGGAACTTCTGGGCTACCAGAAGGAGGAACTAGCTGCTAAG ATTACATCAGCGCTAGAAGCAAAGGACCCAAAGTCTCATGAGGACAATGAG GAGGAAGAAAATGGACCTGCAGCTGAAGAGAGCCCAGAGCTTGAAAAGCTTCCTGTCCAAGAGAAACCTGTTGCCAAGCAGATCCCGTCTaagatgacaaataaag GTATAGATGGTCTGATCACACAAGCCCTGCTAATTGGGGACTTCCAAGCCGCTGTAAACCTTTGTCTCCACGACAACCGAATGGCTGATGCTATAATCCTAGCCATCGCTGGTGGGCCAGAGCTTCTTGAAAAGACCCAGAAGAAATATTTGACCAAAACCCAAAGCAAAATTGGCAAG ATAATCAGTGCTGTGGTGATGAAAGACTGGCTGAATGTTCTTGAGACATGTGATCTCCAGAATTGGAAGGAGGCCCTTGCTGCAGTCATGACCTATGCCAAACCTGAGGAGTTCTTCTCTCTTTGTG gCCTGCTGGGCTCCAGACTGGAGGCTTCCGATGATCCAGCTCTGCAGGCAGAAGCTTGTCTTTGTTACATCTGTGCAGGCAGTGTAGAGCAGCTGGTGTCTTGCTGGTCCAAAGCACAGGACTCTGCTTGCCCACTGTTATTGCAG GATCTGGTGGAAAAAGTGGTGGTGTTACGACAGGCCGTGGAGAAGACTCAGGGTGGAGTGGCCCCTGCCTTGGGTGCTTTGCTGGCAGAGAAAATGAGTCAGTATGCCAGCCTGTTGGCTTCTCAGGGCAGCCTACAAACCGCCATCTCCTACCTGCCTACCAACACTGACCAG GTACCAGTGCAGCAGTTGCGAGAGCGTCTGAGCAGAGCACTGGGTCAGCAAGGAGCAGCTCCTGTACAGAACAGAGAGCCAGTGGCACCTGCAGCCATTCCTGCACAGGTCTACACACCAGTCCAACCACTGCCTCCTCAGCCCACTCCTGCTGCTCCCACACAACAGTATTACCAGCAG GCTAGGGCTGCTTCTACTGTTACTTCCTGGAGTAATCAAACCCCAACAGTTCTGCCCAGTGCCCCTCGCCCGCTAGCCCCAGCCAAAGACCTGCAG ATTGAACCAAAGCCACCAGGCTTCCCAATGCAACCTCCAGTGAGTGCTAGTCCTGCTGCCCACAATGCTTTTATGTACTCGCAGCAATATCAGC CCTACCCCCAAGTCCAGCAGTTCACACACGGTGCGGGGGGACCAGCGATCTATCAGCCTCTCCAGTACTCTTCTTCTTCGACTACTCCGCTTCCTCCTCCACCTTCATCTTCTGCTGCTACTTCTTTCTATCCCTCTCAGTTTATGACACCTACCTCATCTCAGCATGCACCTCCTACCTTTCCCAGGCCACCTCCTCCGCTCTCTGCTGCCCAGCAGTCTTCTTCTGCACCTCCTCCATCTCCATCAACCTCTTTCTCTTCTCCTGCTTTCTCTTCTGGAGTCTCCTTTCAGCACGGCGGTCCGGGCTCTCCCACCGCCTATCTCCCGCCTCCACCAACCGGAGCCTCAGGTACTCAGACTGAGCCCGCCTTGATCCCAGCCTCCCAAAAAACAG GAGGATTTGCTCAAGATGCAACTATGTTTTTAGAAG GACCTCAGAACGGCTGGAATGATCCTCCTGCTCTTAGCCGAGGGCCTAAAAAGAAGAAG ATCCCAGAAAACTACACTCCTCCTGCTCCAATCACAGCACCCATCATGGCTCCACTGGGAGACCCGCAGCCTGTAGCTGCCATGCAACCCACTCCGCAGCAGCAGCTGCCTCCACAGCCAACTGGGGTTCCTGCACCCTTCAACCCACTGCAACAACAGCCCATGGTTCCTACACTCAGAAACCCTGCCATGCCCAATATTCCTATGGAAGGGCCACCAGGGGCTCCCACTGGAGATGTTATACAG CCAATGCAGCCACTGCCTACTGAGAAGATCTCCAAAAAGCCCATCCCTGATGAGCATCTCATTCTGAAGACAACGTTTGAGGGCTTGATCCAGAAATGCTTGGCTGCTGCTACAGACCCA CAAACCAAGAGAAAGCTGGATGATGCTAACAAGAGACTCGAGTCACTTTATGACAAACTGAGAGAACAAACC ctttcTCCAGCCATTGTGAGCGGCCTCCACAACATGGCACGAAGCATTGAGTCCCGTGCCTACATTGACGGCCtcaacatccacacacacatcgTCAGCAACAGCAACTTCAGTGAGACCTCTGCCTTTATGCCAGTTCTGAAGGTGGTGCTAACTCAGGCTAATAAACTGGGTGTCTGA
- the sec31a gene encoding protein transport protein Sec31A isoform X2 — translation MKLKEINRTAIQAWSPGQHHPIYLAAGTSAQQLDATFSTTASLEIFELDLAEPTLAMKSCGAFSSPHRYHKLVWSPHGINEQGPTSGVLIAGGETGNIIVYDPSKIIAGDSDVVITESDKHTGPVRALDINSFQTNLVASGGNESEIYIWDLNSFSTPMTPGPKSQSLEDISCVAWNCQVQHILASASPSGRASIWDLRKNDLIIKVSDHSNRMHCSGLAWNPDVATQLILASEDDRMPVIQMWDLRFATSPLKVLENHTRGVLAIAWSLADPELLLSCGKDNRILCWNPNTAEVLYELPSSQWCFDIQWCPRNPAVLSAASFDGRISMYSIMGGSNDAVNSAQADQISSAFANMDPFGTGQTLPPLQLPQNATTNATITPLKKPPKWIRRPVGASFAFGGKLVSLENIKPSPQQPQQPMAHVVHISQVVTEIDFLHRSNQLQTTLTSGNFVEFCESKIAAAPNKFEKTIWAFLKVHFENDARGKYLELLGYQKEELAAKITSALEAKDPKSHEDNEPSSFPVFDHASELTCDLTSEPEPSQSDLMPAFETAHPVKSVVHPDHETLTPSSLAMAPHAPETGLPKTCLTDPQALDPTCDPKPMVVSSAVQDLSASALAPLILQKSSSIDLALQADLQSAAPSPSFLPPLDPQSVPLFAPPIIAQQPVAETGSTELDNVPEEELAPPVNGKQEAEPELNAVPLNDEGSDDLALTADTPKEEPALEEEEENGPAAEESPELEKLPVQEKPVAKQIPSKMTNKGIDGLITQALLIGDFQAAVNLCLHDNRMADAIILAIAGGPELLEKTQKKYLTKTQSKIGKIISAVVMKDWLNVLETCDLQNWKEALAAVMTYAKPEEFFSLCGLLGSRLEASDDPALQAEACLCYICAGSVEQLVSCWSKAQDSACPLLLQDLVEKVVVLRQAVEKTQGGVAPALGALLAEKMSQYASLLASQGSLQTAISYLPTNTDQVPVQQLRERLSRALGQQGAAPVQNREPVAPAAIPAQVYTPVQPLPPQPTPAAPTQQYYQQARAASTVTSWSNQTPTVLPSAPRPLAPAKDLQIEPKPPGFPMQPPVSASPAAHNAFMYSQQYQPYPQVQQFTHGAGGPAIYQPLQYSSSSTTPLPPPPSSSAATSFYPSQFMTPTSSQHAPPTFPRPPPPLSAAQQSSSAPPPSPSTSFSSPAFSSGVSFQHGGPGSPTAYLPPPPTGASGTQTEPALIPASQKTGPQNGWNDPPALSRGPKKKKIPENYTPPAPITAPIMAPLGDPQPVAAMQPTPQQQLPPQPTGVPAPFNPLQQQPMVPTLRNPAMPNIPMEGPPGAPTGDVIQPMQPLPTEKISKKPIPDEHLILKTTFEGLIQKCLAAATDPQTKRKLDDANKRLESLYDKLREQTLSPAIVSGLHNMARSIESRAYIDGLNIHTHIVSNSNFSETSAFMPVLKVVLTQANKLGV, via the exons ATGAAGCTAAAAGAGATAAACCGTACCGCCATCCAGGCATGGAGCCCAGGACAGCACCACCCGATTTACTTGGCTGCAG GTACCTCCGCTCAGCAGCTAGATGCCACGTTTAGCACCACTGCCTCCCTGGAGATCTTTGAACTGGACCTGGCTGAGCCCACATTGGCCATGAAGTCATGTGGTGCTTTCTCCTCTCCTCACAG ATACCACAAACTGGTTTGGAGTCCTCATGGCATTAATGAGCAAGGACCAACATCTGGAGTTCTAATTGCTGGAGGAGAGACTGGAAACATCATCGTTTATGACCCATCCAAGATTATTGCTGGTGACAGTGATGTGGTTATCACTGAGAGTGATAAACACACAGGGCCTGTTCGAGCGCTTGACATCAATTCCTTTCAG ACCAACCTTGTTGCCTCTGGAGGTAATGAGTCAGAGATTTACATCTGGGATTTAAACAGCTTCAGCACCCCAATGACTCCAGGACCTAAATCACAG TCTCTAGAGGACATTAGCTGTGTGGCATGGAACTGCCAGGTTCAGCACATCCTGGCCTCTGCCAGCCCCAGTGGCAGAGCTTCCATCTGGGACCTGAGAAAGAATGACCTCATCATTAAAGTCAGCGATCACAGCAATAGG ATGCATTGCTCTGGTCTGGCATGGAACCCAGATGTTGCCACTCAGCTCATATTAGCCTCCGAAGATGATCGAATGCCTGTCATCCAAATGTGGGATCTGCGCTTTGCTACCTCACCACTTAAAGTTCTAGAAAACCATACCAG AGGTGTTTTGGCCATTGCTTGGAGTCTGGCTGATCCTGAGTTGTTGCTAAGTTGTGGGAAAGATAATCGTATTCTTTGCTGGAACCCTAACACTGCTGAg GTCCTTTATGAGCTGCCTAGCTCTCAGTGGTGTTTTGACATACAGTGGTGCCCCAGAAACCCAGCTGTTCTGTCTGCTGCATCCTTTGATGGGCGTATCAGCATGTACTCCATCATGGGTGGCAGTAATGATGCTGTTAACAGTGCCCAAGCTGATCAG ATAAGCTCCGCATTTGCCAACATGGATCCCTTCGGCACTGGCCAAACGTTGCCTCCTCTGCAGCTGCCTCAAAATGCCACCACTAATgccaccatcaccccactgaaGAAGCCACCCAAATGGATCCGGAGACCAGTAGGGGCTTCTTTTGCT TTCGGTGGAAAACTCGTCTCTTTGGAAAACATCAAACCATCACCACAGCAACCCCAGCAGCCCATGGCTCATGTCGTTCATATCAGTCAGGTTGTCACCGAAATTGATTTCTTGCACCGCTCAAACCAACTTCAGACCACTCTCACTTCTGGAAACTTTGTGGAATTTTGTGAATCAAAGATTGCAGCTGCTCCAAATAAATTTGAGAAGACTATTTGGGCTTTTTTAAAG GTACATTTTGAAAATGATGCCCGGGGAAAATACTTGGAACTTCTGGGCTACCAGAAGGAGGAACTAGCTGCTAAG ATTACATCAGCGCTAGAAGCAAAGGACCCAAAGTCTCATGAGGACAATGAG CCTTCCTCCTTCCCTGTGTTCGACCATGCATCTGAGCTCACATGTGACCTTACTTCAGAACCAGAACCTTCACAGTCTGACCTTATGCCTGCTTTTGAGACTGCACACCCTGTTAAGTCTGTAGTTCATCCAGATCATGAGACTTTAACTCCGTCTTCCCTGGCAATGGCTCCGCATGCCCCTGAGACAGGTTTACCTAAAACATGTTTAACGGATCCTCAAGCTTTAGATCCAACTTGTGATCCTAAACCAATGGTAGTTTCGTCAGCGGTCCAAGACctttctgcatctgctttagCACCTCTCATTCTTCAAAAGTCTTCATCTATTGATCTCGCGCTTCAGGCTGACCTTCAGTCAGCAGCTCCAAGTCCAAGTTTCTTACCACCACTTGACCCCCAGTCTGTTCCCCTGTTTGCACCACCCATTATTGCACAGCAACCTGTGGCAGAAACTGGATCGACTGAGTTAGACAATGTACCAGAGGAGGAGCTTGCACCCCCAGTTAATGGTAAGCAAGAGGCTGAACCGGAGCTGAACGCTGTACCGCTAAATGACGAGGGATCTGACGATTTGGCCCTCACTGCCGATACACCTAAAGAGGAGCCAGCTTTGGAGGAG GAGGAAGAAAATGGACCTGCAGCTGAAGAGAGCCCAGAGCTTGAAAAGCTTCCTGTCCAAGAGAAACCTGTTGCCAAGCAGATCCCGTCTaagatgacaaataaag GTATAGATGGTCTGATCACACAAGCCCTGCTAATTGGGGACTTCCAAGCCGCTGTAAACCTTTGTCTCCACGACAACCGAATGGCTGATGCTATAATCCTAGCCATCGCTGGTGGGCCAGAGCTTCTTGAAAAGACCCAGAAGAAATATTTGACCAAAACCCAAAGCAAAATTGGCAAG ATAATCAGTGCTGTGGTGATGAAAGACTGGCTGAATGTTCTTGAGACATGTGATCTCCAGAATTGGAAGGAGGCCCTTGCTGCAGTCATGACCTATGCCAAACCTGAGGAGTTCTTCTCTCTTTGTG gCCTGCTGGGCTCCAGACTGGAGGCTTCCGATGATCCAGCTCTGCAGGCAGAAGCTTGTCTTTGTTACATCTGTGCAGGCAGTGTAGAGCAGCTGGTGTCTTGCTGGTCCAAAGCACAGGACTCTGCTTGCCCACTGTTATTGCAG GATCTGGTGGAAAAAGTGGTGGTGTTACGACAGGCCGTGGAGAAGACTCAGGGTGGAGTGGCCCCTGCCTTGGGTGCTTTGCTGGCAGAGAAAATGAGTCAGTATGCCAGCCTGTTGGCTTCTCAGGGCAGCCTACAAACCGCCATCTCCTACCTGCCTACCAACACTGACCAG GTACCAGTGCAGCAGTTGCGAGAGCGTCTGAGCAGAGCACTGGGTCAGCAAGGAGCAGCTCCTGTACAGAACAGAGAGCCAGTGGCACCTGCAGCCATTCCTGCACAGGTCTACACACCAGTCCAACCACTGCCTCCTCAGCCCACTCCTGCTGCTCCCACACAACAGTATTACCAGCAG GCTAGGGCTGCTTCTACTGTTACTTCCTGGAGTAATCAAACCCCAACAGTTCTGCCCAGTGCCCCTCGCCCGCTAGCCCCAGCCAAAGACCTGCAG ATTGAACCAAAGCCACCAGGCTTCCCAATGCAACCTCCAGTGAGTGCTAGTCCTGCTGCCCACAATGCTTTTATGTACTCGCAGCAATATCAGC CCTACCCCCAAGTCCAGCAGTTCACACACGGTGCGGGGGGACCAGCGATCTATCAGCCTCTCCAGTACTCTTCTTCTTCGACTACTCCGCTTCCTCCTCCACCTTCATCTTCTGCTGCTACTTCTTTCTATCCCTCTCAGTTTATGACACCTACCTCATCTCAGCATGCACCTCCTACCTTTCCCAGGCCACCTCCTCCGCTCTCTGCTGCCCAGCAGTCTTCTTCTGCACCTCCTCCATCTCCATCAACCTCTTTCTCTTCTCCTGCTTTCTCTTCTGGAGTCTCCTTTCAGCACGGCGGTCCGGGCTCTCCCACCGCCTATCTCCCGCCTCCACCAACCGGAGCCTCAGGTACTCAGACTGAGCCCGCCTTGATCCCAGCCTCCCAAAAAACAG GACCTCAGAACGGCTGGAATGATCCTCCTGCTCTTAGCCGAGGGCCTAAAAAGAAGAAG ATCCCAGAAAACTACACTCCTCCTGCTCCAATCACAGCACCCATCATGGCTCCACTGGGAGACCCGCAGCCTGTAGCTGCCATGCAACCCACTCCGCAGCAGCAGCTGCCTCCACAGCCAACTGGGGTTCCTGCACCCTTCAACCCACTGCAACAACAGCCCATGGTTCCTACACTCAGAAACCCTGCCATGCCCAATATTCCTATGGAAGGGCCACCAGGGGCTCCCACTGGAGATGTTATACAG CCAATGCAGCCACTGCCTACTGAGAAGATCTCCAAAAAGCCCATCCCTGATGAGCATCTCATTCTGAAGACAACGTTTGAGGGCTTGATCCAGAAATGCTTGGCTGCTGCTACAGACCCA CAAACCAAGAGAAAGCTGGATGATGCTAACAAGAGACTCGAGTCACTTTATGACAAACTGAGAGAACAAACC ctttcTCCAGCCATTGTGAGCGGCCTCCACAACATGGCACGAAGCATTGAGTCCCGTGCCTACATTGACGGCCtcaacatccacacacacatcgTCAGCAACAGCAACTTCAGTGAGACCTCTGCCTTTATGCCAGTTCTGAAGGTGGTGCTAACTCAGGCTAATAAACTGGGTGTCTGA